A single genomic interval of Aquipuribacter sp. SD81 harbors:
- a CDS encoding MazG family protein, which produces MPDDPAPADRPTDGPPSDGPAAAASAGDGPAAGTSLLEAVAVMDRLRSPGGCPWDREQTHASLLRYLVEEAYETVDAVEALERADAAARPEAEHELAEELGDVLLQVLFHARVAAERGAFDVDDVARALVAKLVRRHPHVFADEHQPDGAGVQARWDELKAAEKPSRGPLDGVPVHLPALARADKVLSRLERAGLAVPDLPAEQPVDAVDPATTVGAALFEVVRSARAAGVDPEAALRAHVGRVERSAAGGAGRAH; this is translated from the coding sequence GTGCCCGACGACCCCGCCCCGGCCGACCGTCCCACCGACGGTCCGCCCAGCGACGGTCCGGCCGCCGCCGCCTCAGCCGGCGACGGTCCGGCGGCCGGCACGAGCCTGCTCGAGGCCGTCGCGGTCATGGACCGCCTGCGCAGCCCGGGCGGGTGCCCGTGGGACCGGGAGCAGACCCACGCGAGCCTGCTGCGCTACCTCGTGGAGGAGGCCTACGAGACGGTCGACGCGGTCGAGGCCCTCGAGCGGGCGGACGCCGCCGCCCGGCCGGAGGCCGAGCACGAGCTCGCCGAGGAGCTCGGCGACGTGCTGCTGCAGGTCCTCTTCCACGCCCGCGTCGCGGCCGAGCGCGGCGCGTTCGACGTCGACGACGTCGCCCGCGCCCTCGTCGCGAAGCTCGTCCGCCGTCACCCGCACGTCTTCGCCGACGAGCACCAGCCGGACGGCGCCGGCGTGCAGGCGCGCTGGGACGAGCTCAAGGCGGCCGAGAAGCCGTCGCGCGGCCCGCTCGACGGCGTGCCCGTGCACCTGCCCGCGCTCGCCCGGGCCGACAAGGTGCTGTCGCGCCTGGAGCGGGCGGGCCTCGCCGTGCCCGACCTCCCGGCCGAGCAGCCGGTCGACGCCGTCGACCCGGCCACGACCGTCGGCGCGGCCCTGTTCGAGGTCGTGCGCTCGGCGCGTGCGGCGGGGGTCGACCCCGAGGCCGCCCTCCGGGCGCACGTCGGTCGGGTGGAGAGGTCGGCTGCGGGCGGCGCGGGCCGTGCGCACTGA